From a single Sulfolobus sp. E5-1-F genomic region:
- the iorA gene encoding indolepyruvate ferredoxin oxidoreductase subunit alpha yields the protein MIELSTTKRVILGNEAIAFGALSAGVSIATGYPGTPSTEIIETLMKYGKIYAEWSTNEKVAFETAYGAAINGAFALTAMKHVGLNVAADPLMSSSYTGVEGALVIVSADDPSMWSSQNEQDNRYYGLHALIPVIEPYDPQSAHDLTVEAFKLSNKVKHPVILRSTTRIGHIRGPVELKPPSKPVLGSLIKNPRRYVLVPENARRNRVEQLKRWEKIEEEVENLNELIDNDSENLIIASGISFGYVIDAIKELEIKTNVLRLSTPVPIPKRLILDAVSNSKRVLIVEEGEPIVEYQVKDLLYDQGVRVELHGKDLVSRVGEMTLDKIYYAFSKFFGLDLVSEYLEIPQDIPPRPPALCPGCPHRNSFIDLKKAITMASFKPNETFISGDIGCYTLGFLPPFDAQDSSTDMGSSIGIANGVYRSTGNIPIAVIGDSTFFHSGISALVNAVYNQTPMLVFVLDNRSTAMTGQQPSPSKEIDIGEVAKGLGVKYVKYVDPFDVNSSIKELSNALKWVKDNKQPAVVIAKRACALLVMDNVEEDNLPKAIVDLEKCTGCSICYDYFTCPAIIPRKDKKAEIDNYTCIGCGACVPVCPFKAISLKGNKPEKWDELWLG from the coding sequence GTGATTGAACTTTCTACAACTAAGAGAGTAATTTTGGGGAATGAGGCAATAGCCTTTGGCGCATTAAGTGCTGGAGTGTCCATAGCTACAGGCTATCCGGGCACGCCATCTACTGAAATAATAGAAACTTTAATGAAATATGGTAAAATATATGCAGAATGGAGTACAAACGAAAAAGTGGCATTTGAAACGGCTTATGGAGCAGCTATCAACGGAGCTTTTGCCCTAACTGCTATGAAACACGTAGGGTTAAACGTTGCAGCAGATCCGTTAATGAGCTCATCATATACTGGAGTTGAAGGAGCGCTAGTTATAGTTTCTGCAGATGATCCTTCTATGTGGTCATCACAAAATGAGCAAGATAACAGATACTACGGTTTACATGCGTTAATTCCAGTTATAGAGCCATATGATCCGCAATCCGCTCATGACTTAACCGTAGAGGCCTTCAAGCTAAGTAACAAAGTTAAACACCCAGTAATTCTTAGATCAACTACGAGGATAGGTCACATTAGAGGGCCAGTAGAACTTAAACCTCCCTCTAAACCAGTCCTAGGCAGTCTTATTAAGAATCCTAGACGTTATGTGTTAGTCCCAGAGAACGCTAGAAGAAATAGAGTTGAACAGTTAAAGAGATGGGAAAAAATTGAAGAGGAGGTAGAGAATTTGAATGAACTAATCGACAACGATAGTGAAAATCTAATAATTGCCTCAGGTATCTCATTCGGTTACGTAATAGATGCGATAAAAGAGTTAGAGATTAAGACGAACGTATTAAGATTATCTACTCCCGTCCCTATACCCAAAAGGCTAATTCTCGATGCAGTGAGCAACTCTAAAAGGGTTTTAATAGTAGAAGAAGGTGAGCCAATTGTGGAATATCAAGTAAAGGATCTCCTATATGATCAAGGGGTAAGAGTGGAATTACATGGAAAGGATTTAGTAAGTAGAGTTGGAGAGATGACATTAGATAAGATATACTATGCCTTTAGCAAATTCTTTGGGTTAGACCTTGTATCAGAGTACTTAGAAATTCCCCAAGATATACCACCGAGACCTCCAGCACTATGTCCAGGATGTCCACACAGAAACTCATTCATAGATTTGAAGAAGGCAATTACAATGGCTTCCTTTAAGCCTAACGAAACGTTCATCTCTGGTGATATTGGATGTTATACATTAGGATTTTTACCACCTTTTGACGCCCAAGACTCTTCTACCGATATGGGTTCAAGTATAGGAATTGCAAATGGCGTTTATAGGTCTACTGGAAATATACCGATAGCAGTTATTGGAGATTCTACGTTCTTCCACAGCGGGATTTCAGCACTCGTAAATGCTGTTTATAATCAAACTCCAATGCTCGTGTTTGTCTTAGATAATAGGTCTACTGCAATGACCGGACAACAGCCGAGTCCATCAAAGGAAATTGATATAGGAGAGGTTGCTAAGGGTTTAGGAGTAAAGTATGTAAAGTATGTTGATCCTTTTGACGTTAACTCTTCAATAAAGGAGTTATCGAACGCGTTAAAGTGGGTTAAGGATAATAAACAACCAGCAGTTGTTATAGCTAAAAGAGCTTGTGCGTTATTAGTTATGGATAATGTGGAGGAAGATAATCTACCAAAGGCTATAGTAGACCTAGAGAAATGCACCGGTTGTAGCATATGTTATGACTACTTTACATGCCCAGCCATAATTCCCAGAAAGGATAAGAAAGCTGAGATAGATAATTATACTTGCATAGGTTGTGGGGCTTGTGTACCAGTTTGCCCGTTTAAAGCAATATCCTTAAAGGGTAACAAACCGGAAAAATGGGATGAATTATGGCTAGGGTAA
- a CDS encoding Zn-ribbon domain-containing OB-fold protein translates to MSWEKSGKEGSLLRWYDIMEAEKYEYTVGPAGEQFFNGLKQSKIVGSKCSKCGRIYVPARSYCEHCFVKIENYVEINKDEAYVDSYTIIYNDDEGNKLAQPVYIVLIRFPNVEGGLLCYAEGNVKVGAKAKIMNFQWPLRVKVD, encoded by the coding sequence ATGTCCTGGGAGAAAAGCGGAAAAGAAGGAAGCCTATTAAGATGGTACGACATAATGGAAGCTGAAAAATATGAGTATACAGTAGGTCCAGCGGGAGAACAGTTCTTCAACGGACTGAAACAAAGTAAGATTGTGGGAAGTAAGTGTAGTAAGTGTGGAAGAATCTACGTTCCCGCTAGATCATATTGTGAGCACTGCTTCGTGAAGATAGAGAATTATGTGGAAATAAATAAGGATGAGGCTTACGTGGATTCATATACAATAATTTACAATGATGATGAAGGGAACAAATTAGCACAACCAGTCTATATTGTCCTAATTAGATTTCCTAACGTTGAAGGAGGATTATTGTGCTACGCTGAAGGGAATGTTAAAGTAGGGGCAAAAGCCAAGATCATGAACTTTCAGTGGCCTTTACGAGTTAAGGTTGACTAA
- a CDS encoding flavin reductase family protein codes for MSETIRSIMRLFPLGIVVVTTKWSDNLVGMTVNTFNSLSLDPPLVMFTADKIKGNDVPFIESNGFIVNFVEDEKIFNTFAFKPVKERFKEVKFFEGLNGMPILADSYAYIEARKYKTIDIGDHTIVVGEVVNGKVLRDNFSPLVYYNRNYWKLCK; via the coding sequence ATGAGTGAGACAATAAGAAGCATAATGAGATTATTCCCACTAGGAATAGTAGTAGTTACAACTAAATGGAGTGATAATTTAGTAGGAATGACAGTTAACACGTTTAATTCTCTTTCTTTAGACCCACCATTAGTTATGTTTACAGCAGATAAAATTAAGGGTAATGATGTACCTTTTATCGAGAGCAATGGTTTCATAGTAAATTTTGTTGAAGATGAGAAAATATTCAATACGTTTGCTTTTAAACCTGTAAAGGAAAGATTCAAGGAGGTAAAGTTCTTTGAAGGTTTAAACGGAATGCCCATATTGGCTGATAGTTACGCTTACATAGAAGCTAGAAAGTATAAGACTATTGATATTGGTGATCATACCATAGTAGTAGGTGAGGTAGTTAATGGAAAGGTTCTAAGAGATAATTTCTCGCCCTTAGTCTATTATAATAGAAACTATTGGAAATTATGTAAATAA
- a CDS encoding thiolase domain-containing protein gives MGTFLNRIAIIGVGWFGFRPTTPEVSFREMVFEAASRAYKDAGNINPRYDVDSFISCQEDFWEGISISDEFAPDQIGGAMRPTMTVAGDSLQGLAHAVMHINSGVANVVSVEAHSKVSDILTFSDLEKFAMDPIYVRSINPPNFHFIAGLDAVKFMHRKGITREDLALVVEKNKKAGLLSPRASYASNISAEDVLKKDYVVYPLSELDIAPFVDGAVVIVVADEEVARKLKKDDYVVIKGLGFATDSSNLETAELGKANYMRIASDMAYRMAGIESPRKYFDAAFVDDRYSYKELQHLEGLRISEEPSKDLREGNFSLQGEIPVNPLGGHMAKGVPLEASGFSLLLDAIDYIKQGKGERALVASWRGIPTLTGSVVVVEKP, from the coding sequence TTGGGGACTTTTTTGAATCGAATTGCTATAATAGGCGTAGGTTGGTTTGGCTTTAGACCTACAACGCCAGAAGTCTCATTTAGAGAAATGGTTTTTGAGGCTGCGTCTAGAGCATATAAAGATGCAGGGAATATAAATCCTAGATATGATGTAGACTCTTTTATATCTTGCCAAGAGGACTTCTGGGAGGGAATTTCGATATCAGATGAATTTGCACCAGACCAAATAGGAGGGGCAATGAGACCAACCATGACTGTAGCTGGAGACTCGCTCCAAGGATTAGCCCATGCAGTAATGCATATTAATTCCGGTGTAGCTAACGTAGTCTCAGTTGAAGCCCATTCTAAAGTAAGCGACATACTCACGTTTAGTGACTTGGAGAAATTCGCCATGGATCCAATATATGTCAGATCCATTAATCCACCAAATTTTCATTTTATTGCAGGGTTAGATGCTGTAAAATTCATGCATAGAAAAGGGATAACAAGAGAAGATTTGGCATTAGTCGTGGAAAAAAATAAGAAGGCTGGTCTCTTATCTCCTAGAGCATCTTATGCTAGTAATATATCGGCTGAAGACGTGCTAAAGAAAGATTACGTAGTTTATCCTCTTAGTGAATTGGATATAGCACCTTTTGTGGACGGGGCAGTAGTTATAGTAGTTGCTGATGAGGAAGTCGCTAGAAAGCTGAAAAAAGACGATTATGTAGTAATCAAGGGACTAGGATTCGCAACGGATTCTTCAAACTTAGAAACTGCGGAACTAGGAAAGGCAAACTACATGAGGATAGCCTCTGATATGGCATATAGAATGGCTGGAATTGAGTCGCCTAGAAAATACTTTGATGCTGCTTTCGTTGATGATAGATACAGTTACAAAGAATTACAGCACTTAGAGGGATTGAGAATTTCCGAGGAACCATCAAAAGACTTAAGGGAGGGTAATTTCTCTCTTCAAGGAGAAATTCCAGTAAATCCATTAGGTGGGCATATGGCTAAGGGGGTTCCTTTAGAAGCTTCAGGTTTTTCATTATTGTTAGATGCAATAGATTATATCAAACAAGGGAAAGGTGAAAGGGCTCTAGTCGCATCTTGGCGTGGAATTCCCACGCTTACTGGATCAGTTGTGGTGGTGGAAAAGCCGTGA
- a CDS encoding AMP-binding protein has translation MSWKIYSLDQIRALAKFSTENPEAFWRDKANYISWFRQPEKILEGEPPYEKWFVGGTLNISYNAIDRHLPHKKDKVAFYWTNERLDSFRSISFQDLYQEVNKAAYVLSELGVKKGDTVSMLMPNIPEAVYFSLAAHRLGAILVIHYVGLSEETLAYRFNDCNSKVLIVASKTFRNGNEIRIKDFVDKVLDSHTTPIQKVLIVPRGYSDINVNTQRDIVYDDVKPRGKVYVKPVEVEANEPATVYYTSGTTGRPKGLYHTNGGYVIALNWAFKAIFNPTENDVWWTVSELGWPVWPMANLYTIPVMGIPGVLFEGYVGYKRDLFSRIIERYNVSLVWSSTTTLYTLKSLGEESVKGGDTSSLRMILNTGEPLNIGAWLWLNQNLPHVKIADAYWMTEHLSPVGATPYGIGEIPFKAGSAGIQFPGGTYFLIVDDEGKPLPPKQKGYIVLKPLNPALAKMWNDPNYEKIKEKYWSRFPGYFYTGDYGYVDEDGYLFVLGRADDVIRAEGERIGTLEVESVIVTHPNVAEAAVVGQGANVVAFVVPRHGVEVSDVLRNDIKNYCRNAGYIVDKVVFVKRLPKTKSGKIMRRLLKAILANENPGDISTLDDIRIMDELKESLKSLS, from the coding sequence ATGAGCTGGAAAATATATTCTCTAGATCAGATTAGAGCCTTGGCGAAATTCTCAACAGAAAACCCAGAAGCCTTCTGGAGGGATAAAGCTAATTACATAAGTTGGTTTAGACAACCAGAGAAGATACTGGAGGGAGAACCACCATACGAGAAGTGGTTCGTCGGGGGAACACTTAATATATCCTATAATGCGATAGATAGGCATTTGCCACATAAGAAAGACAAGGTGGCATTTTATTGGACCAATGAGAGATTAGATAGTTTTAGGTCAATATCCTTTCAAGATTTGTATCAAGAAGTAAATAAAGCAGCTTATGTCTTAAGCGAATTAGGCGTTAAAAAAGGCGATACTGTATCTATGCTGATGCCTAATATACCAGAAGCTGTATACTTCTCCCTAGCAGCCCATAGACTAGGGGCAATTTTAGTTATACATTACGTAGGTTTGAGTGAGGAGACATTAGCATATAGGTTCAACGATTGTAATTCAAAAGTATTGATTGTTGCTTCAAAGACATTTAGGAATGGAAATGAGATAAGAATTAAGGATTTTGTGGATAAAGTTTTGGACTCTCATACTACACCTATACAGAAAGTCTTGATAGTGCCGAGGGGATATTCTGATATTAATGTTAATACACAAAGAGATATTGTTTACGATGATGTTAAACCTAGGGGAAAAGTCTACGTTAAACCAGTAGAAGTTGAAGCTAACGAACCTGCAACAGTTTACTATACATCTGGAACTACAGGGAGACCTAAGGGATTATATCATACTAATGGAGGATATGTAATTGCACTTAACTGGGCCTTTAAAGCGATATTTAACCCAACGGAGAACGATGTTTGGTGGACTGTTTCAGAATTAGGTTGGCCAGTATGGCCAATGGCCAATTTATATACAATACCAGTTATGGGAATACCTGGCGTGCTCTTTGAGGGATATGTTGGCTATAAAAGAGACCTATTCTCCAGAATAATTGAGAGGTATAATGTAAGTCTAGTGTGGAGTTCAACCACAACTCTCTACACTCTGAAAAGTTTAGGAGAGGAGTCAGTTAAAGGTGGTGATACGTCAAGCTTAAGAATGATTCTCAATACTGGGGAACCTTTAAACATTGGAGCATGGCTCTGGTTAAATCAGAATCTTCCTCACGTTAAGATAGCAGATGCGTACTGGATGACTGAACATTTATCCCCCGTGGGCGCAACTCCTTACGGAATTGGTGAGATTCCCTTTAAAGCAGGTTCAGCTGGAATACAATTCCCGGGAGGAACCTATTTCTTAATTGTTGACGATGAAGGAAAACCATTGCCTCCTAAGCAAAAGGGTTACATAGTGTTAAAACCACTTAATCCAGCTTTAGCTAAAATGTGGAATGATCCCAATTACGAGAAGATAAAGGAGAAGTATTGGTCTAGATTCCCAGGATACTTCTACACTGGAGATTACGGTTATGTTGATGAGGATGGATATCTGTTCGTGCTAGGAAGAGCTGATGACGTAATAAGAGCAGAAGGGGAGAGAATAGGAACACTTGAAGTTGAAAGTGTAATAGTAACTCATCCAAACGTGGCAGAAGCTGCTGTAGTAGGCCAAGGTGCTAATGTAGTAGCATTTGTAGTCCCAAGACATGGGGTTGAGGTTAGTGATGTCCTCAGAAATGATATTAAGAACTATTGTAGGAACGCTGGATACATAGTGGACAAAGTGGTGTTTGTGAAGAGACTGCCTAAAACTAAAAGCGGGAAGATAATGAGAAGGTTACTAAAGGCTATCCTAGCCAATGAGAACCCTGGTGATATTTCAACGTTGGATGATATAAGGATAATGGACGAACTCAAGGAATCATTAAAGAGCCTAAGCTAA
- a CDS encoding thiolase domain-containing protein has protein sequence MKVNIHLNKRVAVIGAGLTLFRRRLLETPQEIAWEAANKALNEAGLELKDIDCVVIGSAPDAFDGVNLKGEYLSHGAGGIRKPVSRVYVGGATGVMTAIAGWYHVASGLCQKVLAVAEEKMSPARPHPQAVFRYIWDPILEKPLNPNLIWIFAMEMHRYMATYGIKKEEIALVSVKNKRNAINNPYAQLGSNITVEDVLKSEVLVWPVQLLDVSPVSDGGAAIVLASEDVARRYTDTPVWVEGVGWTLDNTEWPARDLAYARYVEFAARMAYKMAGIERPNKEIDVAEPYDPFDYKELHHLEALQLAKRGEAPKLLKEGVFDIDGDIPSSPSGGLLGVGNPIAAAGLMKVISIYWQLKGTAGKMQVKRPVHTGVAQAWGDLMQAGTVIVLRN, from the coding sequence GTGAAGGTAAATATTCATTTAAATAAAAGAGTTGCTGTAATAGGTGCTGGCTTAACTCTATTTAGGAGAAGACTACTAGAAACTCCACAAGAGATAGCGTGGGAGGCTGCGAATAAAGCATTAAATGAGGCTGGACTGGAGTTAAAGGATATTGATTGTGTTGTTATTGGAAGTGCACCAGATGCTTTTGATGGAGTTAACCTAAAGGGTGAATACTTATCACATGGTGCTGGAGGCATTAGAAAACCAGTAAGTAGAGTTTATGTAGGTGGGGCTACAGGAGTTATGACTGCAATAGCAGGATGGTATCATGTTGCCAGTGGTTTATGCCAGAAAGTCTTGGCTGTTGCTGAGGAAAAGATGAGCCCAGCTAGACCTCATCCTCAAGCGGTATTCAGATATATATGGGATCCGATTTTGGAAAAACCATTGAACCCCAACCTAATTTGGATATTCGCAATGGAAATGCACAGATATATGGCAACCTATGGAATTAAAAAAGAGGAGATTGCATTAGTTTCTGTAAAAAACAAGAGGAATGCGATAAACAACCCATATGCGCAATTAGGATCAAATATAACGGTAGAGGACGTGCTGAAGAGTGAAGTCTTAGTTTGGCCAGTTCAACTCTTAGACGTTAGCCCAGTTAGTGATGGCGGGGCTGCAATCGTATTAGCTTCTGAAGATGTAGCAAGAAGGTATACTGATACACCAGTTTGGGTTGAAGGTGTTGGATGGACGTTAGATAATACAGAATGGCCTGCTAGAGATCTAGCTTATGCTAGATATGTGGAATTCGCGGCTAGAATGGCTTATAAGATGGCCGGAATTGAAAGACCCAATAAGGAAATAGATGTTGCTGAACCGTATGATCCGTTTGATTACAAAGAACTACATCATTTAGAAGCATTACAATTGGCTAAGAGAGGAGAGGCTCCAAAATTATTAAAGGAGGGAGTATTCGACATTGATGGAGATATACCCAGTAGCCCTAGTGGAGGCTTACTGGGAGTAGGTAACCCTATTGCCGCTGCGGGTTTAATGAAAGTCATAAGTATATATTGGCAACTTAAGGGGACCGCTGGGAAAATGCAAGTTAAAAGACCAGTACATACTGGCGTAGCCCAAGCTTGGGGAGATTTAATGCAAGCGGGTACGGTTATAGTTTTACGTAATTAA
- a CDS encoding acyl-CoA dehydrogenase family protein: MSEKELFIQSLREFLKRDVEKTATKIDKEDYYPRDLVKKLGELGFLIPLTSGLSHYDMMIILEEIAKVSGSLALIADAQGELAGEMIRLYADERQRKEFLEPMSKGEMIGSFALTEPSGGSDIGSIKTFAEKRNGLWRIKGHKMWITQGLYADIFVTVAKTGPSRHDLSVFIVPRDNCIETRKIEVMGNRGTGTAEVIFHDCEVSNDYVVGEVNSGWNMVNSVLEIGRLAISGIAIGLAEAALEEALKWAKSRTAFGNSIYDFQGIRWYFADSIAKLNAVKSMAKDISSKFDENSKDKGVYVAMLKLLSAIIANEIIDISLQVFGGMGYAKGTTIERIYRDARLLRIGEGTDEVQRHIIAKYIERYGIPYI; the protein is encoded by the coding sequence ATGAGCGAAAAAGAACTTTTTATACAATCCCTAAGGGAGTTCCTCAAAAGAGACGTTGAGAAAACAGCAACTAAAATAGATAAAGAAGATTATTACCCTAGGGATTTAGTTAAGAAGCTTGGAGAGTTAGGCTTTCTAATACCTTTAACTAGTGGACTATCACACTACGATATGATGATAATTTTAGAAGAAATTGCCAAGGTTAGTGGGTCTTTAGCGTTAATCGCTGATGCTCAAGGAGAATTGGCTGGAGAAATGATTAGATTATATGCGGATGAAAGACAAAGGAAAGAGTTTCTAGAACCGATGAGTAAGGGAGAGATGATAGGTAGTTTTGCTCTAACTGAACCTTCAGGTGGAAGTGATATAGGTTCGATAAAGACTTTTGCTGAAAAGAGAAATGGATTGTGGAGAATAAAAGGACATAAGATGTGGATAACTCAAGGACTTTACGCTGATATTTTCGTCACTGTTGCGAAAACTGGCCCATCTAGACATGATTTATCTGTCTTTATAGTGCCTAGAGATAATTGCATTGAGACTAGAAAAATAGAAGTCATGGGTAATAGAGGAACTGGAACCGCTGAGGTAATCTTTCATGATTGTGAAGTGTCAAACGATTACGTTGTTGGAGAAGTAAATAGTGGATGGAATATGGTGAATTCAGTGCTAGAAATAGGTAGACTTGCTATATCGGGGATTGCAATAGGTTTAGCTGAGGCTGCATTAGAAGAAGCTCTTAAGTGGGCTAAATCAAGGACAGCATTTGGCAATTCCATTTATGATTTTCAAGGCATAAGGTGGTACTTTGCCGATTCCATAGCTAAACTAAACGCGGTAAAGTCAATGGCTAAGGATATTAGTAGTAAGTTCGATGAAAATTCAAAGGATAAGGGAGTGTATGTGGCAATGTTAAAGCTATTATCCGCGATTATTGCTAACGAAATAATTGATATCTCCTTACAAGTATTTGGTGGTATGGGTTATGCTAAGGGAACTACTATTGAACGAATATATCGTGATGCCAGATTACTTAGGATAGGTGAGGGAACTGATGAAGTACAAAGACACATTATTGCTAAATATATTGAACGGTATGGAATACCGTATATTTAA
- the hpaD gene encoding 3,4-dihydroxyphenylacetate 2,3-dioxygenase yields MINILRVSHVCIRVSDLDKARYFYSELLGLVETEKDGDYIYLRGIEEGQHHSLILKKANSAGLSYIGLRVTKGEELDKAKRELEGLGLKVMRFREKGVSDGLLFETPQGIPIFLYYEMEYVGDLRLAFHKHRGVSPVRLAHVNYIVNDLEKETDFLRKIMGYYETEMYLDKDGNRTVVWLTKRGDSHEIAIARSDKNFPGFHHETYYVHDVRDVIKAADILASVGLWDNIERGPGRHGATEGYYIYLRDFDRNRIEFFTNDYVVLDPDKWKPVVWTHDQYRYRSDFWSRPIPQSWLNEWVPVEDISTGQLKGWSK; encoded by the coding sequence ATGATCAATATTTTACGCGTATCCCATGTGTGTATAAGAGTTAGCGATTTAGATAAGGCCAGATATTTTTACTCAGAGCTTTTAGGACTTGTGGAGACGGAAAAGGATGGCGACTACATTTACTTGAGGGGTATAGAAGAAGGTCAGCATCACAGTTTAATATTAAAGAAGGCAAATTCTGCTGGTTTATCTTATATTGGGCTAAGGGTTACTAAGGGAGAGGAGCTGGATAAGGCAAAGCGAGAATTAGAGGGTTTAGGTCTTAAAGTGATGAGATTTAGGGAAAAAGGGGTAAGTGACGGGTTATTATTTGAAACTCCTCAAGGTATCCCAATTTTCCTATATTATGAAATGGAGTATGTTGGAGATCTGAGGTTAGCGTTCCATAAGCATAGAGGCGTAAGCCCGGTAAGATTAGCACATGTGAATTATATTGTGAACGATTTAGAGAAAGAAACTGATTTTCTTAGGAAAATAATGGGTTATTACGAAACTGAGATGTATTTGGATAAAGATGGAAATCGAACTGTTGTATGGTTAACTAAAAGAGGGGATTCTCACGAAATTGCAATAGCTAGATCTGATAAAAACTTCCCAGGTTTTCATCATGAGACATATTACGTTCATGACGTTAGGGATGTTATAAAGGCAGCTGATATTTTAGCTTCGGTAGGATTATGGGATAATATAGAGAGAGGACCAGGTAGACATGGAGCGACAGAAGGTTATTATATTTATTTGAGAGATTTCGATAGAAATAGAATAGAATTTTTTACAAATGATTACGTAGTATTGGATCCGGATAAATGGAAACCAGTAGTTTGGACCCATGATCAATATAGGTACAGAAGTGATTTCTGGAGTAGACCGATTCCTCAATCTTGGTTAAATGAGTGGGTTCCCGTGGAGGACATTTCCACAGGTCAATTAAAGGGGTGGTCTAAATGA
- a CDS encoding helix-turn-helix domain-containing protein, whose product MINLIKHVDIVVNHEDCWTSHMPFTAYTINLEVYPHKNYLRSRILIESTEDKVISNLMKTHRSVVKVIKVDRFKGGTYVDFLNKYKGSIAGVLYDKEVLILGNLIKEKEERWSFVTSSKNLREILGEIKSLGKVNKVEITDFNPILYPNLTEWEKRVLTVAYSHGYLDYPRRATADELAELLGISKVTFLYHLRNAQRKLIEFSIKNILA is encoded by the coding sequence ATGATTAACTTGATTAAACATGTAGATATTGTTGTAAACCATGAAGATTGTTGGACTTCACATATGCCATTTACCGCATATACCATTAATTTGGAAGTTTATCCACATAAGAACTATTTAAGGAGTAGAATTCTTATTGAGTCAACAGAAGATAAGGTTATATCAAATTTAATGAAAACGCACAGAAGCGTTGTAAAAGTTATAAAGGTGGATAGGTTTAAGGGAGGAACTTATGTGGATTTTTTAAATAAATACAAGGGATCAATAGCTGGGGTCCTCTACGACAAGGAAGTATTGATCCTAGGTAATCTCATAAAAGAAAAAGAAGAAAGATGGTCATTTGTAACTTCTAGCAAAAATCTTCGAGAGATTCTAGGTGAGATCAAAAGTTTAGGAAAGGTAAATAAGGTGGAGATAACAGACTTTAACCCAATTCTCTACCCTAATCTGACTGAATGGGAAAAGAGAGTGCTTACAGTAGCGTATTCCCATGGTTATTTAGACTATCCTAGAAGAGCAACTGCAGATGAATTAGCTGAACTACTAGGAATAAGCAAGGTAACGTTCCTCTACCATTTAAGAAATGCCCAAAGGAAGCTAATTGAGTTTTCGATAAAAAACATTTTAGCTTAG
- a CDS encoding Zn-ribbon domain-containing OB-fold protein: MVTPLKEEDLSKHYLVSYKPNAKYAYTAGQAQSKYLLGLKEGKIYGRKCNKCGRIHVPPKMYCDECFRPTDEWVEVKDEGIVMTAVASFISWTRAKLEEPEIVGVIRLLPSNDRDFVYPGIFHRICVSYEQVKSMEIIGKRVKAVWKPKEERKGSIEDIQCFKVI, encoded by the coding sequence ATGGTAACTCCTCTAAAGGAAGAAGACTTAAGTAAACATTATCTAGTTTCATATAAACCAAACGCCAAATACGCGTACACAGCTGGACAAGCCCAAAGTAAATACCTACTTGGACTTAAGGAAGGTAAAATATATGGAAGGAAGTGCAATAAGTGCGGTAGGATACATGTACCACCAAAAATGTATTGCGATGAATGTTTTAGACCTACTGATGAGTGGGTGGAGGTAAAAGATGAAGGGATTGTAATGACTGCAGTTGCTAGTTTCATAAGTTGGACTAGGGCTAAATTAGAGGAGCCAGAGATAGTAGGTGTTATAAGATTATTACCTTCTAATGATAGAGATTTCGTATACCCTGGAATATTCCACAGAATATGTGTAAGTTATGAACAGGTTAAGAGTATGGAAATCATAGGGAAGAGGGTTAAGGCAGTGTGGAAACCAAAGGAGGAAAGGAAAGGAAGTATCGAAGATATCCAGTGCTTTAAGGTGATCTAA